The Metabacillus schmidteae nucleotide sequence ACGAGAACACCTTGTTTACCAATTTCAGCCATTTTGTGAATGTCTGAATGTTGGTTATTCACAGGCGTTAAGTCAAACTTGAAATCACCAGTGTGAACTACATTTCCTTCAGGTGTGTGAAACACTATTCCCAAGCAATCTGGAATACTGTGATTTGTTTTGAAAAAACTTAGATTTATTTTCTCGAAAGTAATTAGTGACTCAGAATCAATCTGAATTAGTTCTGTGTCTCTTATAAGGTTATGCTCCATCAGTTTTAATTCAATTAACCCTAATGTGAAACGTGTTCCATATATAGGAACATTTAGTTTTTTTAGAAAGTAAGGGATACCACCGATATGATCTTCATGACCATGTGTTACAATAAGAGCTTTAATTTTATCCTTATTTTCTTCTAAATAAGTGAGATCAGGGATAATCAAATCAATTCCTAATAAACTCTCATCAGGAAATTTCCCTCCACAATCTATGACAAAAATTTCGTTTGAATATTGGACAATATACATATTTTTTCCGATTTCGTTAACTCCGCCTAAGGCGAATATAGAAAGTTGATCCTTAGTGGTCATCATATGAACTCCTTTAGAATAATTTTTATAGGTCATTTGAAATTTCATTCTCTGGTGGTTCAATCTTTGGCTTTATTAGTAGTTGTGCCTCTATAATATATCGTTGCGGCGCAGGACCGATAAAGGTAAAAGGATAACAAGTTGTAAGAGTTAATGTCCTCGTTGGTTTTGGGACAATAACAGTTTTGTCATCCTTGTCAACGATTCGGATTTTCTTGATTTTATAAATAAATGTTTTATTATTAAGGGTTACGATTAAGGAATCTCCAATATTTAAGCGATCAAGTCCTTGAAAAAAAGTATCACGGTGACCAGCTAATACTGCATTACTTTGTTGACCGGGTAAAGGTGTGGAAGGAATATGACCAATTCCTTTTTTTAATGTTTCTTCTTCTACTCCTTCGAAAATTGGTAGAGTTTTCTCAAGTTTAGGAATAGAAAGAATACCAATTCTTTCTCCTTCTTGAATAGGGACAGAGGTCATGGTATGTAATGCTTCACCTGTCTTGGGTGTTGAATAGGGTGCATTAACCTCTACCTCTAAATCAGTAGTAAGAGAAACATTTGCTAACCAATAGGATTGATAGATAATGAAAAAACTGCCAACAGTTATAAGTAAATAGGATAGGATTGAAATAAAACGGGTGATCATTTACTTCACCTGTCTGACTTTTTTTGAATACAAGAAACCAACAACACCGATTCCCAGCATAATGAAACCGATTAACAAGTTTATCCAAGTAGAAGACGCAGTATCTGGTAGTCGATTATGCAGCATATTGGTTAATTCCCCTGCTAAATCTCCTAACTCAGCAAATTCAATCCCTGATTCAATAAAAAATTCTGAACTAAGCATATCTTCAGATAATCGCATATCTAAAATAAGATCACCTTGAAGACTATAGAGAGCGATGAGCAGGTTATTATTGTACAATTCGTCCATATTTATTAATTGCTTAAAAGTTACTATAGTTTCCACGTTGTTGTTATCTATTAGCGTAAATTGTGCTTTAAGATTCAAAGCTTCCATGATTTCTTGAAAGATGCTAATCAATTCATCTTGCTGTGCTTCTGATAATTCTGCCATATCGTCCATCATTAAGTAAGGATCTAAGCGTGACATAATATTTTCCATCTGTTGTTCCATCTTTTTCTCATCTAGCTCCATAAAATGGGTAAACAGAGCATCTACTTCTTCCTCAGTTAGGCCTATTAAAGATAAAAATTCCTCGATTTCAGCCATTTCACCTTCATGATCTAAGTAAAAATTTAAGGCAACATCCAGATCTTCTATAAAGTAATAATCCTCAAGTGTTTCACCGAATTCTGCCAATACAAGATCCATTTCTTGTCTAGTGATCTCGTATTGTTGTAAAAGTCCTGCCAAATTTTCTGGAGTAATTGGTGTCCCAAGGACCATGCGTAAATCTTCACCAGTTTCAAAATCATCAAGGGTTAACTCGTAATAGTCAAGGTACTCAATCAGTTGTTGCTCTGTCCAATTAATTTCAGTGAGAATTTGGTTTACTTCTTGTTGTGGTGGTGCGGCTTTTACTGATTGATATCCAAAACTAAGAAAGATGATAAAAACCATCAAAAATTTTTTCATATAATTTCCCTCCAACTATAGATAATGGTAGTATGTGTTAGCCTTGAACGGATCTATTCATAAAATAGGAATAATTGTAAAGGAATTACAATCATGAGTATGTTTTTCCATTTTTGACAAAGGATAATTCTAAGATAGATCAAGTGGGGAGTTTCAACTATGAATAGATCTAAAGAAAAAATCAAAGCACAAATAAAAAATGAATTTCATGGTTCTCCTGATTTGGTGGACCAAAAACTTGAAGCATATGGAAATGTATGTGAATTATGTTATATAAGCAGTGTTAGTGATAGTGAAAAAATTCAAAGGGATCTTTATATACCTTTCTTTGAATTAAGACATAAAGAGGGGTATGAAAACCACTTATTATCTCTTGCTGGAATACGACAAGTGGAGGAAAAGGACCAGCCTGAGGAACTTTTATTAAGAGGGTCAGTCCTAATTTTTTTTAACAATCTTATTTTAAGGCTTGATGTTAAGGGATTTGTAAACAAATCGATACCGGACACATCTATTGAAACTACTATACAAGGGCCGCAAACAGGTTTAAGTGAAGACTTGGAAACCAATCTAAATATTATTAGGCATAGATATCATCAATCATCTCTCACTATTGAAGATAGAGTAGTTGGTAATAAATCCCAGTCGGGACTAAAGCTTCTTTACGACGCAAAAGTAGTAGATGGTGAAGTTTTGAAAGAACTATATGAAAGACTGTCTGAAATTGATAAAGATGTTATTCAATCTGTTTCACAATTATCAAGATTAATAACAAGTCATAAGTCTTTTTTGTTTCCGACTATTGTTATCACTGAACGCCCGGACCGTATATCTGATAACCTATCGAAAGGTAAGGTTATTGTCATCATGGAAGGTACGCGATTTGCACTAGTTTTACCGTCTGTTTTCTATGATTTTATGAGTTCAATGGATGATCTTTACCTACCTTCCTGGGTTGCAAAATTTTTAGTTATTCTACGATATTTGGGGTTAGGAACAGCACTTCTTTTACCGGCAATTTATGTTGGAATAACAGCTTTTAATCCAGAACTTTTCCGAGTGCAACTGGCTTTATCAATTGCAGGGAGTAGAATGTCTGTTCCATATCCAGCCTATATGGAAGTGTTATTTATGCTCATTATGATGGAACTACTAACAGAAGCTAGTATTCGTTTACCTAAAGCAATCGGTCCAACAGCTACAACTGTTGGTGGACTTATTTTAGGACAGGCGGCAACAGAGGCGGGATTGGTAAGTAATATTATGATTATCATTGTGTCTGCAGTTGCTATTTCTAACTTCGTCATTCCTATTAATGAAATGGGCTTTGCGATGAGAGTTACAAAGTATCTGCTTCTGGCTGTTGCAACCTTAAGTGGCTTAATAGGTGTAATAATTGGTTTAATAGGGATTATTTATTATTTGGTAAGTTTAAATAGCTTTGGAAGACCTTATCTAGCATTTTTTAATGGGGAACAGTCTAAAAAATAAACCTTTCAATTTGGGTAAGATTTGACACAGATTAGGAAGTTGATAATGTCAAAAAGATTATTGTACGCAATGCTAATTTTGAATATGTTAACAAACATTGTGGCATATGTGCCGACGGTGTTAATCGAAAATCGAAGTGAAGGTTCTTTGCTAGGGATTTTGTTGGCTTTTCTGATTGGAATGTTCATTATTTACTTCTTCACAAAATATATGAGCGAATTTCCTGGGCAGGGAATACCAGAAATTCTTGAAAAATTCACACCGAAATGGTTTAGGACATTTTATTTGCTTTTTCAGGGGATTTTATGGTTTATGGCAGGTTTTGTTACGCTCATTGCATTTACACACATATCAAAACAATATATTAATCCTGAAATGGATGAGCTTGTCACTATTCTTTTATTCTTGGTTGTTATTTTTTTTGGAGCATCAAGGGATTCAAAAAAGGTGTTATATTCAATAGAAATAATCTTATTAATAAACCTCCCCTTTATTGCTTTTGTCATTTTTAAATCATATACAAACCAAGAAATTATATGGGACTCTATGCGTGTAGCCTTAACATATTATCATGAAATGCCTAGTTTTGAGACAATCTCCACAGCAACTTTTGTTTATACTGGCTATGCGAATCTTGTTATTTTTAATCGATATTTCAAAGAGGTGAAAGTTGGCTTTTTTTCGATCATCATTATAGGTCTTCTTGGTTTTTTCACCTTAATAACAACCTTTTTTATCCCAATCGGTGTACACGGGTTTGATGGTGTAGGGTCTTACACATTTCCGTGGATTGCAACAACTGAAGGTTTAAGGATTGAACTTGGTTTTATTGAACGTGTTAGTTTTCTGTTCTTAGCATTATACATCAATGTATCGATTGCAAGCGTAACGATGCATTGGCATGTAGGGATGAAACAATTAGAAGCTATTCTTCCTATCATAAAGAGAAAGGACAAAGAAATAACGCCAATAATAATTTTAGGCATTTTTTCTTTATTAGGAATGGTGAGTTTAAACCTGCTTGATGTTGAGATTATTGGTAGTGTAGCGAAGGTGTGGATGATTATTTTATTACCCGCCCAATTAATAGGTATTGTTGTGCTAAAAGTAATTTTAAAAAGAAGGGACAAGCTGGAAAAATGAAAAGATGTATATTTTTGTTCCTGTTATGTTCTATGTTCTTTTTATCAAGTTGTGGCTACAAAGACATTGACAAGAGATATTTTGTTGTTTCAATAGGTGTAGACAAGGGTCGGAATGATATGTATGATATTTCCTTAAAATTAGCAGTTCCAAGTAGCGATATAAAGACAGGAAGCAATGAATCAGAGATTCTCACTGAATCAGCGCAAACGATATCTGAAGCTGTTCGGATAATAAAAGCAAAGGTAGATAAGGAGCTGGACTTTGGACATGCCAAAATGATTATTTTTGGAGATGAGCTAGTAAAAGAAGATATAACAAATATAGTAGATTGGTTTAGCAGGAGAAGAGATATACAGGCAATTGCATGGACAGCAATTGGTCGTCCAAGCGCATTAAAGATACTTGAAGCAAAGCCTATGGGTGAAAGACTGCCTTCCAATTCGTTATTTTTAACTTTTGGCAACGCGGGAACAGAAACACCGTATATCAGTTCTGTTTATTTATATAAATTAATGTCTCTCAAGTCTGAAAGAGGAATTGATCCTATATTACCAATTATTGAAGCAGACGACCAGGATTATTCAACAAATCAGTTAGCAGTATTTTCTAGCTTAAAGCATGCTCTCACACTAGATGATGAGCAAACAAAATATTTTAATATTATCAAAAATAACTCCTCAAAAACGGAGGTTAAAGTTGAAGGAGAAAATAATGCACCATATTTTGTTTTTTCGACAGATAAAGTTCGAACAACCTATCGAATTGAGGAAAAGAACACTAAAGTCAACATCTTAATGAATATAAAAATCAGTGGAGTAGTTGAAGAGGCTTTTGATGTATTGCAGGATGAGAAGAAAAGGGAATATGAAAAGGACATCGAACTTGAAGTTTCGGATCACATAAAAAATTTGTTGAAATTATTTCAAAAGGAAAACGTTGATCCAGTTGGATTTGGACTTAGATACCGTGGATTACATACAGGTAATGAATCAACAAAAATAAATGAATGGAATTCCATCTATAAATCAGTTAATTTTAAGGTGACAACTCAAGTGGAAATGAAAAATGTTGGCATTATTAAGGATCAGGATGGATATCCAGAATAGATATATAATATAAGATAGGAATGGACAACTTTCTTATCTCTTCACTTTTTCATATGAAGAAATAAGAGGCAAGGAGGAGATGAAAAAGTTGATTCATGTAGGCATGGTAAAGCCCCATCATGCACATTTTTTTGCCGCAAAAACATCTGAATCAAAAGATCATTACCATCTAATTAAGGGCTTCACTTTAACAGTAAATGGAAATAGCCTTGATCGTCATCAGCATTTTATTAGAGGTGTGACAATGACTGCTAACAAACATTATCACCGCTTCTATGGAGAAACTGGTCCTGCTATTCCATTAGAAAATGGTGGTCACTATCATTTGTTTGAAACCCGTACTTATTATAACTATGATGAGGCTGTTTTGTCACAGTTTGGGGGTGTGATGTATGGGGATGGTGAGCGTCCAAAGCATGATCACACGTTTTCTGGAAGAACACATGGTATAGTTGGAGAGGATCCGTTTCTTAATCATTCCTTGATATTCTGTAAATGAAGAAAAAAAGAGGGATTTATCATGGTAGATAAATCCCTGAAGTATTATTTGTAAATCCGAGAACCCAGTGCAGTAAATTCTTTTGCTTTCTCATTCATCCCTTTTTGACGTAATTCTTCAAAAATTCCTTGATTATTGACATTTTCCTTAATATCATGAGAAATTCTCATTGAGCAAAACTTTGGTCCACACATTGAACAAAAGTGGGCTGTTTTTGCCCCTTCAGCCGGCAATGTTTCATCATGATATTCCATTGCTCTTTCTGGATCTAGAGAGAGATTGAATTGGTCTTTCCACCTAAACTCAAATCGTGCCTTGGATAGGGCATCATCTCGGTATTGGGCATTTGGATGTCCCTTTGCTAAATCAGCAGCATGTGCAGCAATTTTATAAGCGATGACTCCTTCACGAACATCATCTTTATTTGGTAGCCCAAGATGTTCCTTTGGTGTCACATAGCATAACATGGCTGTGCCGAACCAACCGATCATGGCTGCTCCAATTGCAGAGGTTATATGGTCATAGCCAGGAGCGATATCGGTTGTCAAAGGTCCTAAAGTATAAAAGGGGGCTTCATGGCAGATATCCTGCTGTTTTTCAACATTTTCTTTAATTAGATGCATTGGAACGTGTCCTGGTCCTTCAATCATAACTTGAACATCATATTCCCAGGCTATTTTCGTTAGTTCTCCTAATGTTTCAAGTTCTGCAAACTGTGCTTCATCATTCGCATCAGCAATAGAGCCGGGGCGTAAACCGTCGCCTAATGAAACGGCAATATCGTATGCTGCTAAAATCTCACATATTTCATGAAAGTGAGTATATAAGAAATTTTCTTTATGATGAGCTAAACACCATTGGGCAAGAATGGAACCCCCTCGTGACACGATTCCGGTTGTCCGATTAACGGTTAACGGAATA carries:
- a CDS encoding class D sortase, yielding MITRFISILSYLLITVGSFFIIYQSYWLANVSLTTDLEVEVNAPYSTPKTGEALHTMTSVPIQEGERIGILSIPKLEKTLPIFEGVEEETLKKGIGHIPSTPLPGQQSNAVLAGHRDTFFQGLDRLNIGDSLIVTLNNKTFIYKIKKIRIVDKDDKTVIVPKPTRTLTLTTCYPFTFIGPAPQRYIIEAQLLIKPKIEPPENEISNDL
- a CDS encoding processed acidic surface protein, which produces MKKFLMVFIIFLSFGYQSVKAAPPQQEVNQILTEINWTEQQLIEYLDYYELTLDDFETGEDLRMVLGTPITPENLAGLLQQYEITRQEMDLVLAEFGETLEDYYFIEDLDVALNFYLDHEGEMAEIEEFLSLIGLTEEEVDALFTHFMELDEKKMEQQMENIMSRLDPYLMMDDMAELSEAQQDELISIFQEIMEALNLKAQFTLIDNNNVETIVTFKQLINMDELYNNNLLIALYSLQGDLILDMRLSEDMLSSEFFIESGIEFAELGDLAGELTNMLHNRLPDTASSTWINLLIGFIMLGIGVVGFLYSKKVRQVK
- a CDS encoding spore germination protein, whose translation is MNRSKEKIKAQIKNEFHGSPDLVDQKLEAYGNVCELCYISSVSDSEKIQRDLYIPFFELRHKEGYENHLLSLAGIRQVEEKDQPEELLLRGSVLIFFNNLILRLDVKGFVNKSIPDTSIETTIQGPQTGLSEDLETNLNIIRHRYHQSSLTIEDRVVGNKSQSGLKLLYDAKVVDGEVLKELYERLSEIDKDVIQSVSQLSRLITSHKSFLFPTIVITERPDRISDNLSKGKVIVIMEGTRFALVLPSVFYDFMSSMDDLYLPSWVAKFLVILRYLGLGTALLLPAIYVGITAFNPELFRVQLALSIAGSRMSVPYPAYMEVLFMLIMMELLTEASIRLPKAIGPTATTVGGLILGQAATEAGLVSNIMIIIVSAVAISNFVIPINEMGFAMRVTKYLLLAVATLSGLIGVIIGLIGIIYYLVSLNSFGRPYLAFFNGEQSKK
- a CDS encoding GerAB/ArcD/ProY family transporter, producing MSKRLLYAMLILNMLTNIVAYVPTVLIENRSEGSLLGILLAFLIGMFIIYFFTKYMSEFPGQGIPEILEKFTPKWFRTFYLLFQGILWFMAGFVTLIAFTHISKQYINPEMDELVTILLFLVVIFFGASRDSKKVLYSIEIILLINLPFIAFVIFKSYTNQEIIWDSMRVALTYYHEMPSFETISTATFVYTGYANLVIFNRYFKEVKVGFFSIIIIGLLGFFTLITTFFIPIGVHGFDGVGSYTFPWIATTEGLRIELGFIERVSFLFLALYINVSIASVTMHWHVGMKQLEAILPIIKRKDKEITPIIILGIFSLLGMVSLNLLDVEIIGSVAKVWMIILLPAQLIGIVVLKVILKRRDKLEK
- a CDS encoding Ger(x)C family spore germination protein, giving the protein MKRCIFLFLLCSMFFLSSCGYKDIDKRYFVVSIGVDKGRNDMYDISLKLAVPSSDIKTGSNESEILTESAQTISEAVRIIKAKVDKELDFGHAKMIIFGDELVKEDITNIVDWFSRRRDIQAIAWTAIGRPSALKILEAKPMGERLPSNSLFLTFGNAGTETPYISSVYLYKLMSLKSERGIDPILPIIEADDQDYSTNQLAVFSSLKHALTLDDEQTKYFNIIKNNSSKTEVKVEGENNAPYFVFSTDKVRTTYRIEEKNTKVNILMNIKISGVVEEAFDVLQDEKKREYEKDIELEVSDHIKNLLKLFQKENVDPVGFGLRYRGLHTGNESTKINEWNSIYKSVNFKVTTQVEMKNVGIIKDQDGYPE
- a CDS encoding YmaF family protein, whose protein sequence is MKKLIHVGMVKPHHAHFFAAKTSESKDHYHLIKGFTLTVNGNSLDRHQHFIRGVTMTANKHYHRFYGETGPAIPLENGGHYHLFETRTYYNYDEAVLSQFGGVMYGDGERPKHDHTFSGRTHGIVGEDPFLNHSLIFCK
- the thiC gene encoding phosphomethylpyrimidine synthase ThiC → MKINVKQPFSGSKKIYVQGSKPDIQVPMREISQDKTKSTFDEKENQPIRVYDTSGPYTDQNADINISKGLRKIRDNWIKSRQDVEHYAGRKSKPEDNGYKTLFPSSTDIFPSESTTPLVAKKGKRVTQLHYARQGIITPEMEFIAIREKMDPEFVRDEVACGRAIIPANINHPESEPMIIGKNFHVKINANIGNSAVTSSIENEVEKMTWAIRWGADTIMDLSTGKNIHTTREWIIRNSPVPVGTVPIYQALEKVNGIAEDLTWEVYRDTLIEQAEQGVDYFTIHAGVLLRYIPLTVNRTTGIVSRGGSILAQWCLAHHKENFLYTHFHEICEILAAYDIAVSLGDGLRPGSIADANDEAQFAELETLGELTKIAWEYDVQVMIEGPGHVPMHLIKENVEKQQDICHEAPFYTLGPLTTDIAPGYDHITSAIGAAMIGWFGTAMLCYVTPKEHLGLPNKDDVREGVIAYKIAAHAADLAKGHPNAQYRDDALSKARFEFRWKDQFNLSLDPERAMEYHDETLPAEGAKTAHFCSMCGPKFCSMRISHDIKENVNNQGIFEELRQKGMNEKAKEFTALGSRIYK